The genomic stretch GCACTTTTAACAGATCCAGTAACAGACATCTGTTATCCATCTATTATCAGACATCTTACCCCTTTGAATTTATTGCTATGTCTTGTAGGGGAAGCATGGAAAAGGCCAAGGCAAAGGCAAAGGCAAAGGTCAGCAAGGTCAAGGACACGGTCATGGTCACGGTCACGGAGGTGGTGAACATGGGAAAAAAGGACCTgaacaaaaaggaaaaaagtgaATTTAAGTTCAAAGCCTGAGACTATATGATGGTCCATGCAACAAAACTGGGTTTCAGTTCAACTTTGCATCCAAGTAATGAATTAAAacaccaataaaaaaaaaaattgtctgtTTTTAATCATTAAGCATGAGTGTTTTTATTGGAAATCTGTTGGGAAGCAATAAACAGAGTCAATGGTCCTCAAACTCAAAGATTGACATTCACTGTGAAACAGTGCTATGCAAGAAACAATGCCCGATATGTTGCATATAGTAAGTGATGAACATTTAAGGTGGTCCACTGGGATTCTCAAATTCCAGTCAATACATTAAAGGTTTAATGTGAGACCTTATCTTTGACTAGTGTCACAATCAGCCATTTTTTGTGATTACTGTATAATCCACCTGCTATGGGATAAAATGAAGCCAAGCACATCTGCAAGTTTGGCACCCTAAATATCAAACTGAACTAATTgcaacatgacaaaaaaaaaaaaaaaaaaaaaaaaaaaaccttataaAACAATCCATTTTGTAGGTGGTGGGGGATCTCAAAATGGGAAATGCTCTGACAATACCTGGAGTGCACTCCATTAGCATTCCTATTCATCTCAAAGAATGCATGTACCAGCAAGTCACCACTGCCAGTCCAGAAACTCCAAGGGTGTATTGTGaaacatgtttaaaaacaaTGATCTCAATTCCATTTGAGGCTGCTAATGGGACTAAAGGTCACTTACTACCTACCTTTTAATAGGAAGACCACCTAAAAACTCCAAAAAAACAGTGAAAGCCCAATTCAGAAGTATATTTTTCACCCTCATTAATTTCCTATAACATTATAGCACAAGCCATGAACCAAAATCAACTAGCTAGAGAAAAAACCCTATACACTTAAAAGCTTACATTAAATTGTTTTGAGAGAGTCAACTATAGGAACTGTAAAGGTACCATCTGGGACAAATCAATTTCCCTACACTGACAGAATGAACCAAGTCAAAAGCAGTTAAACCAGACAAGACAAAGTGACAAGACAGATACAAGCAAGAATTGGTTcctcaattttatttataaggAGTCTTTTGCTCTTGAATCATTACAGGACCAAGTGAAGCCTTGCCTTTCCACTGAAGACCTAGAGAGaaggaaaaaataatttaaactgagCACTTGAAATGTCAACCTTACAAAGAGCAAAAGCTACCAACCTCCATAGGGAGAAGCAGCAATTCCACCATCAGGACCACATGTTGAGTCACAGCAACCACAAACTTGGTCGTTTCCATCAGCAGCAAACCACCTGCAACAAGACAAATCATACACTGCCACTTGAACAgtcaatttaataaaaaaaaaaaaaaaaaaaaaaaaaaaaaatacctatTGGTGAAGGAACAGGATTTGCGCTGAGCATCACTTGGTACAGAAGCAATGGTTGCCTTCAGAATACATGTAATGTAGATCTGTAAGGGATAAAGGAAAGAAGTCAAAACCAAAGCAGATGGGGAGAGCAATCAAACTGACTGATATTCTTGGTACATACATAAGGATTGGAGCTCTCCTGGAACATGAATGCCTCCAGCTGGAACTGGATCTTGTCCTCCTGGGACCGAGGCATGAAGCGGGAGCTGGAACCTGTAGCCTTGGCATCCACAAAGCACCTGACGAGAagtggtttttaaaaaaaaaaaaaaaaaaaaaaaaaaaaaaaaaaaaaaaaaacacaaacactatAGCAGCAAGCAACTAGACTAGTTACAAGAGAGCCCTATAGCATCAAGTGCCATGACCTTACCCGTGATTCTCAATGAAGGAATATCTCGGAAGGGAGTTCACATCAGGTCCTTGAGTGGCCACACAGCTGTCCACAAACACACGCAGAGGCACATGATTGTACACCTTCACAGACGCCTCAACATTAACAACACCACCCAGAAAGTAAGAGTTTGAAGGCCTCTGATAGGACCAATCATCTGCAAAGGAAAGCAACACTAGACACAGCCACTTTTGCAAGAACAAAAGGTCCAAAGAAACTGCACCAACCCATCATGAGCTTCAGGGAGAACAGCAAGACTTCTTCACCAACCTCCGTTGAGGCATAAGGGACCCATGTTGGCCTCAAGGCATTACTGCTTACATTGTGAAGCCTACGGTTCATGAAGGTACCCATTAGATGGTCTCAAAGCTGCACAAGCAGCATGCAGAAAGTCAAATACCACTTACCTTTGATAATGGCATTGAATGCCAACAACTGCACCATCAGCCCGGGTAATTGGAGTTCCAGCAAGTGCCTCAGGGGTGTAGGTAAGAGAGAAGGTGTAGACAAGCTCATCCTCATTAATCTGGAAGATTAAAAGTAGTTGAAACGAGATTCTCACAGAGACATCATACCAAGATGGTGCACTCATTACCATGTACAGGACAAAGTGCATTGTGCAAAATAGTGGACAAACACTTAAAAGCAGCAGAAGACAACTGCAGCACATGCTTAATGTGCATTGATGTGAATACTGATTTAGTTTCTCTTgttgtgaacaggccttaaatTATGGGTCCATTCATGTCAGATAGTGTTGCTGGTttgaaataacattaaaatcaaaaggaGGATTAGCAAATGGTTTCAGATCTTGGGATTTCCCCCATTCAAATcaataggacttggtcttgaaTGCACAAAATAGCCACTACAAAGTGTTGCAAAAACAGCCGCCATGTGAACGGACACACCTTGAAAGGAATTCTGGATATCTTCACACACTGAATAAGGAGTTCTTACCATCAGCACACTGTTGCAGTCCTGTAGTTCATACTCGAAGATGAGCACTCTAGCCTCAGTGTCCTGACCAACAACAGAACATCCACCTAGAGACAGACCAGTTGGCTGGATTAGTTGACCATTGCTGAAGAAGTCCTGCTGGACCTCTATAAGAACCCGGTTCTCACTGCATTGAACAGCTACACTGCTGGGAGTCACAGGTTGCCTCAACTGGAAGTCCACTGCCAACTCTCTCTGCACTTCAGGAACAACAGGATACCTCCAATCCAAAGGTTTCACTGGACCTTGCAACAGCTGCTTCTCTTGAAGGCCAAAAGGATCCTGTGCAAGGTTTCTGGAGACAGGACTCAGAGGACTCTGAAACTGAGAAACCACTTGCAAAGGGTTCCAGAGCTCTAGAGGAGAAAGGGCAGGATTTCTGGAAGCTGGATCTGATTTTGGCCTCATGCTTCTTGGACTTTGACTGTACCTCAAACTTCCCCATGCATCAGGCAGATCAAATGCAACAAGCACAACCACCACTAACACACCTTGCAGAAACTCCATTCTAACAAACATTAACACAAATGCCACAACACACACCAGTGTTTGGCTTGGCCATTTTGTACAGCTTTGAATTAAGGTGGCTCCTCCCCTTTTAGCTTAATTGATTACCTTTGATTGTCCTCTGGACCTGTAGAGTTTAAGCATCTTGTGGACCCACCACATGACATCATTTTCAGCTAAAATCTTTTTATGCATTCTGGCAATTCCTTTACAGGACAACAGTGTTTTGGGGGCCTAAAaattcaaacttttgaaaatgtgtttcaagtttttttaaaaacaatacaatTATTGTCtctgtaaactacaaaaatgcaaatgtgtgaaaacggtgacgtgtGCATGCATATTaagtgttcagtctatagaccactttggagcagacgtcacaattacgtcacttgcagctgcgcgcgcatactggttgcagaaaaatagcggtagcaattgaaggaaaatgtgcaaaatccacagaataagagaaaaatgttttgttgtgcctctggatgttggaatcggaatgcaaaaaatatagtcttcatttttaaagaaaaccattgttgaaaacgtcctttgaagataAATGAGACGTTttacagactggactgatgacacctgcaaggattagtctactattaaagcaggaatttgatgtaaacagtaagtctacataattcacatatgcagttcagaggacatacatacatagcagttacacggcatgaaataattataattaaaataatttaaacctataatattttacatagataacttttaaacaatttttatttcacaattctgacttttttttcctgcatttgcgtgtttattactcccagttcggactttataactcgcagttgtgagtttatttcacaatgctgaggggggaaaagtcagaattgcgggataaattgcaattcagaaaagacagaataacgagtaggctatatctcacaa from Megalobrama amblycephala isolate DHTTF-2021 linkage group LG5, ASM1881202v1, whole genome shotgun sequence encodes the following:
- the LOC125269278 gene encoding zona pellucida sperm-binding protein 3-like, translating into MFVRMEFLQGVLVVVVLVAFDLPDAWGSLRYSQSPRSMRPKSDPASRNPALSPLELWNPLQVVSQFQSPLSPVSRNLAQDPFGLQEKQLLQGPVKPLDWRYPVVPEVQRELAVDFQLRQPVTPSSVAVQCSENRVLIEVQQDFFSNGQLIQPTGLSLGGCSVVGQDTEARVLIFEYELQDCNSVLMINEDELVYTFSLTYTPEALAGTPITRADGAVVGIQCHYQRLHNVSSNALRPTWVPYASTEVGEEVLLFSLKLMMDDWSYQRPSNSYFLGGVVNVEASVKVYNHVPLRVFVDSCVATQGPDVNSLPRYSFIENHGCFVDAKATGSSSRFMPRSQEDKIQFQLEAFMFQESSNPYIYITCILKATIASVPSDAQRKSCSFTNRWFAADGNDQVCGCCDSTCGPDGGIAASPYGGLQWKGKASLGPVMIQEQKTPYK